In one window of Chryseobacterium phocaeense DNA:
- a CDS encoding LacI family DNA-binding transcriptional regulator, which yields MKRTSIKDIARIAGVSVATVSYVLNKKEGSRISEATREKIFEIAETINYTPNKIAKSLKMNRSKLLGLILADISNDFYSGIARCIEDEAMKLGYTLLIGSSDEDPEKFKKLTELFSEQQVDGMIIAPVFNSDDAIKRLIKEKYPVVTIDRYLKNINMPGVMIDNMAISESVGNYLAGKKFEEVIYVGYDTQLPHLLERMDGFEKGITPEVFCKKVLVGLENIAEEVFRGLESNLDLSKKTAFFFSTNKLGIAGLRYFLKNNIKVPQDVSVIAFDETEAYHLFPTEISFVQQPLTEMAKEAVRLMDSQINNYSDNGKKVVFPARLINNKSVG from the coding sequence TTGAAGAGAACTTCCATTAAAGATATAGCTAGAATTGCAGGGGTTTCCGTTGCAACGGTTTCCTATGTTTTAAACAAAAAAGAGGGCAGCCGGATCAGTGAGGCTACCCGCGAAAAAATTTTTGAAATTGCTGAAACGATTAACTATACCCCGAATAAAATTGCAAAAAGCCTTAAAATGAACAGAAGTAAGCTGTTGGGACTCATTTTGGCCGATATTTCAAATGATTTTTACTCGGGTATTGCACGGTGTATAGAAGACGAGGCCATGAAATTAGGCTACACGTTATTAATTGGCAGCTCAGATGAAGATCCTGAAAAATTTAAGAAACTTACAGAACTTTTCTCCGAACAGCAGGTAGACGGAATGATCATAGCGCCTGTCTTTAACTCTGATGACGCTATTAAAAGATTGATTAAAGAAAAATATCCTGTTGTAACCATAGACCGGTACCTTAAAAACATCAATATGCCCGGTGTGATGATTGATAATATGGCAATTTCAGAATCTGTAGGAAATTATTTAGCTGGAAAAAAGTTTGAAGAGGTTATTTATGTGGGCTATGACACCCAGCTTCCTCATTTACTGGAAAGAATGGACGGTTTTGAAAAAGGAATTACACCTGAAGTTTTCTGTAAAAAAGTTTTGGTCGGACTGGAGAATATTGCTGAAGAAGTGTTTCGCGGACTTGAATCAAATCTTGATCTTTCCAAAAAGACAGCTTTCTTTTTTTCTACCAATAAGCTTGGAATTGCCGGATTGAGGTACTTTTTGAAAAACAATATAAAAGTTCCTCAGGATGTTTCCGTTATTGCTTTTGATGAAACGGAAGCCTATCATCTTTTTCCTACAGAAATTAGTTTTGTACAGCAGCCTTTGACCGAAATGGCTAAAGAAGCAGTGAGGCTAATGGACAGCCAGATTAATAATTACTCGGATAACGGGAAAAAAGTAGTTTTTCCTGCCCGGCTGATCAATAATAAATCAGTCGGATAA
- a CDS encoding carbohydrate kinase family protein: protein MMNKTPYIVCFGEVLWDVFPEGTKAGGAPFNVAYHVHKTGTGVKMLSRIGNDELGIRLTDQIRNWGITADYIQIDDKHPTSTVIAKIDEDNEATYEIINHVAWDYIDFLPEHEKLVSEADAFVYGSLSARNPKTRETLLKLLEFAKLKIFDVNFRPPFIEVDLIKELLHKADIVKMNKAEMRRIMEFLEKEYVSEDESAAYIRNHFDIKEIILTKGSKGARYFTRDGSYSFPAVAIQIADTVGSGDSFLSGFISKRIQGKSPEEIMNEATALGAFITSKQGACPDYTYGEFQQFKDQNL, encoded by the coding sequence ATGATGAATAAAACTCCTTATATCGTTTGTTTTGGTGAAGTGCTCTGGGACGTTTTCCCTGAAGGAACTAAGGCCGGCGGTGCCCCGTTCAATGTGGCTTACCATGTACATAAGACGGGAACCGGCGTAAAAATGCTCAGCCGAATCGGAAATGATGAACTGGGAATAAGACTGACAGACCAGATCAGGAACTGGGGCATCACGGCAGATTATATTCAGATTGATGATAAACATCCTACCAGTACCGTGATTGCTAAAATTGATGAAGACAATGAAGCCACCTATGAAATTATCAATCATGTGGCGTGGGATTATATTGATTTTCTGCCGGAACATGAAAAGTTGGTTTCCGAAGCAGATGCTTTTGTGTACGGAAGTCTTTCCGCAAGAAACCCTAAAACCAGGGAAACCCTTCTGAAGCTTCTTGAATTTGCAAAACTCAAAATATTTGATGTCAATTTCAGACCACCTTTCATTGAGGTAGATTTAATCAAAGAACTCCTGCACAAAGCTGATATCGTAAAAATGAATAAAGCGGAAATGAGACGCATCATGGAATTTCTGGAAAAAGAATATGTATCTGAAGATGAAAGTGCAGCTTACATCAGGAACCATTTTGATATCAAAGAGATTATTCTCACAAAAGGGAGCAAAGGCGCCAGGTATTTTACAAGAGACGGCAGTTACAGTTTTCCCGCAGTCGCTATTCAGATTGCAGATACGGTAGGGAGTGGAGATTCATTTTTGTCAGGATTTATTTCAAAAAGGATTCAGGGAAAAAGTCCGGAAGAGATCATGAACGAAGCAACAGCGCTCGGTGCATTCATCACTTCAAAGCAGGGTGCCTGTCCGGATTACACCTACGGAGAATTTCAGCAGTTTAAGGACCAGAATTTGTAA
- the era gene encoding GTPase Era — MHKAGFVNIVGKPNAGKSTLLNQLMGEKLAIVTQKAQTTRHRIFGIYNEEDLQIVFSDTPGVLDAKYGLQEKMMDFVKDSLQDADVFLFIVDVTDKAEPSEFLIEKLNKIPVPVLLLLNKVDQTTQEGLEKLVDDWHNRIPKAEILPISALNAFNTDIILPKLRSLLPENPPYYDKEQYTDKPERFFVNEAIREKILLNYEKEIPYSVEVVTEQFKEKEGIIFIDSIIYVERDTQKGIIIGHKGEAIKKVGTEARLDLEKFFSKKIHLNLFVKVKKDWRKNDRDLKNFGYR; from the coding sequence ATGCATAAAGCTGGATTTGTAAACATAGTCGGAAAGCCTAATGCCGGAAAATCTACCTTATTAAACCAATTAATGGGCGAGAAACTGGCTATTGTAACCCAAAAGGCCCAGACAACCCGCCATAGAATTTTTGGAATTTATAATGAAGAAGACCTGCAGATTGTATTTTCTGATACGCCCGGAGTTTTGGACGCGAAATATGGTCTTCAGGAAAAAATGATGGATTTTGTAAAGGATTCTTTACAGGATGCAGATGTGTTTTTATTTATTGTGGACGTCACGGACAAAGCCGAACCTTCGGAATTTTTAATTGAAAAACTGAATAAAATCCCGGTTCCGGTACTCCTTCTGCTGAATAAAGTAGACCAGACCACCCAGGAAGGTCTTGAAAAACTGGTAGATGACTGGCACAACAGAATCCCGAAAGCGGAGATTCTTCCTATCTCTGCCCTGAATGCATTCAATACGGATATCATTCTGCCTAAACTAAGATCCCTGCTGCCGGAGAACCCTCCTTACTATGATAAAGAACAGTACACGGACAAACCCGAAAGATTTTTTGTGAACGAAGCCATCCGTGAAAAAATCCTTTTGAATTATGAGAAAGAAATTCCTTATTCTGTAGAGGTGGTTACCGAACAGTTCAAAGAAAAAGAGGGAATTATTTTCATAGATTCCATTATTTATGTAGAAAGAGATACCCAAAAAGGAATTATCATCGGGCATAAAGGAGAAGCCATTAAGAAAGTGGGAACTGAAGCCAGACTGGACCTGGAAAAATTCTTTTCCAAGAAAATTCACCTGAACCTGTTTGTTAAAGTGAAAAAAGATTGGCGTAAAAACGACAGGGATTTGAAAAACTTTGGATACAGATAA
- a CDS encoding DoxX family protein, giving the protein MNYFQSNSSSLPKDIVLFAVRVFIGFAMLSHGFPKLQMLLEGGKIEFYDFIGLGPLVTLVLTVIAEFACSILLILGLFTRISLGFLIFTMVVAAFMVHGADPFEKKEMSLIYLSVYLLLMAVGAGKISVDHMIEKRKRASDW; this is encoded by the coding sequence ATGAACTATTTCCAGTCAAATTCCAGCTCACTACCTAAAGATATTGTTTTATTTGCGGTGAGAGTGTTTATAGGTTTTGCTATGCTTTCTCATGGTTTTCCAAAACTACAGATGCTTTTGGAAGGCGGTAAAATTGAATTTTATGACTTTATCGGGTTAGGTCCTTTGGTGACCCTGGTTCTTACGGTAATTGCGGAATTTGCCTGTTCAATACTTCTGATATTAGGACTTTTCACAAGGATTTCACTGGGATTTCTGATCTTTACAATGGTGGTGGCCGCTTTTATGGTTCATGGGGCAGATCCTTTTGAGAAAAAAGAAATGAGTCTCATCTATCTGTCCGTGTATCTTCTCCTGATGGCGGTAGGTGCCGGTAAAATCTCAGTAGATCACATGATTGAAAAAAGAAAAAGGGCTTCAGACTGGTAG
- a CDS encoding alpha/beta hydrolase family protein, whose product MKIKLTICLLAFLNFYDAQENITYQKPSAEILKLADYERPPSVLMNSKKDWVVFTYRPTYKTLEDLSQQEMKLGGLRINPVTNISSSVTYSNNLKIRKINDKVETQVKNLPANPKITYVSFSPDEKKLAFTNTTAKGVELWVVDMETASAKKITEDNLNANLGMPYSWYNDSQSFLIRTLPQNRPALIDASKDLPTGPIVSTADGKVSQNRTYQDLLKNPQDEKNFEVLTASEIYNVDLSGNLKKLKDQDMYSGLSFSPDGNYLMVTVIKKPFSYIVPLNRFPSTTVVYDMKGNAVKTVNEVPLNEIMPKGFSSVRTGKRSMTWRSDVPATLLYAEALDGGDQSKTAENRDEIFTWEAPFATAPKSFFKTKQRYEGVSWTNDHYAVVSEGWYDTRNTKSYLVDLNNGESKVFDDRNYQDVYSDPGNFSTTKNQYGRYVIDMKGGKSYLIGDGFTKDGQHPFIDEMDVKSLKKKRLYTSNMKNGKEEIIDILNASKGEILTTQQSPSLYPNYFKKNIKSNKAEAVTNFANPFESIKDVYKEVITYKRNDGVTLTGTLYLPANYDRKAKKEKLPLLIWAYPTEYKDKNTAGQNTQNANDFTFPYYGSFVYWTTKGYAVLDDAAFPIIGEGKTEPNDTFIPQLVANGRAAIDAVDQLGYIDRTKVAVGGHSYGAFMTANLLTHSKDYACGIARSGAYNRTLTPFGFQSEQRNYWDVPEIYNTMSPFMNADKMKTPLLLIHGDADNNPGTFTLQTERYFQALKNLGAPVKMVLLPKESHGYAAKENILHLLWEQDQFLEKCLKK is encoded by the coding sequence ATGAAGATAAAACTGACCATCTGCCTTCTGGCTTTTCTTAATTTTTATGATGCCCAGGAAAATATTACCTATCAGAAACCCTCTGCCGAGATCTTAAAACTGGCAGATTATGAAAGACCTCCAAGTGTTCTGATGAACAGCAAAAAAGACTGGGTGGTTTTCACATATCGCCCTACCTATAAAACGCTGGAAGACCTTAGCCAGCAGGAAATGAAGCTTGGCGGACTTAGGATCAATCCTGTTACCAATATTTCAAGCAGCGTTACGTATTCCAATAATCTGAAGATCAGAAAGATCAATGATAAAGTGGAAACCCAGGTAAAAAATCTGCCTGCCAATCCGAAAATTACCTATGTTTCATTTTCACCGGATGAAAAGAAACTGGCATTTACCAACACAACGGCTAAAGGGGTAGAGCTTTGGGTAGTGGATATGGAAACAGCTTCCGCTAAAAAAATTACCGAAGATAACCTGAATGCCAATTTAGGAATGCCGTATTCATGGTACAATGATTCACAAAGCTTCCTGATCAGAACGCTTCCGCAAAACAGACCTGCGCTGATAGACGCGAGCAAAGATCTTCCAACTGGGCCGATTGTTTCCACGGCTGACGGTAAAGTTTCCCAGAACAGAACCTATCAGGATCTTTTGAAAAACCCTCAGGATGAAAAAAACTTTGAGGTGCTTACCGCCTCTGAAATTTATAACGTAGATCTGTCCGGAAACCTTAAGAAATTGAAAGATCAGGATATGTATTCAGGTCTAAGTTTTTCTCCGGACGGGAATTATCTGATGGTTACAGTGATCAAAAAGCCGTTTTCCTACATCGTACCGTTAAACAGATTTCCTTCAACAACGGTGGTGTATGATATGAAAGGAAATGCAGTGAAAACGGTTAATGAAGTTCCTTTGAATGAGATCATGCCTAAAGGATTCTCATCCGTAAGAACCGGAAAAAGAAGTATGACCTGGAGAAGTGATGTTCCTGCCACATTGTTGTATGCTGAAGCTTTGGATGGAGGAGACCAGTCTAAAACTGCTGAGAACAGGGATGAGATCTTCACATGGGAAGCTCCGTTTGCTACCGCTCCGAAATCATTCTTCAAGACAAAACAAAGATATGAAGGCGTAAGCTGGACCAATGATCATTATGCTGTAGTTTCTGAAGGCTGGTACGATACCAGAAATACAAAATCTTACCTTGTAGATCTTAATAACGGGGAATCTAAAGTATTCGATGACAGAAATTATCAGGATGTGTACAGTGATCCGGGAAATTTCAGCACTACGAAAAACCAGTACGGAAGATATGTGATCGATATGAAAGGTGGAAAAAGCTACCTGATAGGAGACGGATTCACCAAAGACGGTCAGCATCCTTTCATCGATGAGATGGATGTAAAATCTTTGAAAAAGAAGAGGCTTTACACTTCCAATATGAAGAACGGTAAAGAAGAGATCATTGATATCCTTAATGCTTCAAAAGGGGAAATCCTGACCACTCAGCAGTCTCCAAGTCTTTATCCAAATTATTTCAAAAAGAATATTAAATCCAATAAAGCAGAAGCGGTAACCAATTTTGCGAACCCTTTTGAAAGTATCAAAGATGTATACAAAGAAGTCATTACCTATAAAAGAAATGACGGGGTTACTTTGACGGGAACCCTTTATCTGCCGGCTAATTACGATCGAAAAGCTAAGAAAGAAAAGCTTCCTTTACTGATCTGGGCGTATCCTACAGAATATAAAGATAAAAATACGGCTGGGCAAAACACCCAGAACGCGAATGATTTTACCTTCCCATATTACGGATCCTTCGTGTACTGGACAACAAAAGGATATGCCGTTCTGGATGATGCTGCATTCCCGATTATCGGGGAAGGAAAAACAGAACCGAACGACACTTTCATTCCACAGCTGGTAGCTAACGGAAGAGCTGCGATTGATGCAGTAGATCAGCTGGGGTATATCGACAGAACCAAAGTGGCTGTAGGAGGACATTCTTACGGGGCATTTATGACGGCTAACCTTTTGACCCACTCCAAAGATTATGCTTGTGGTATCGCGAGAAGTGGAGCCTATAACAGAACCCTGACGCCGTTTGGATTCCAGAGCGAGCAGAGAAACTACTGGGATGTTCCGGAGATCTACAACACGATGTCTCCGTTCATGAATGCTGACAAAATGAAGACACCGTTGCTGTTGATTCACGGTGATGCAGATAACAATCCGGGAACGTTCACTTTACAGACGGAAAGATATTTCCAGGCATTGAAGAACCTTGGAGCGCCTGTAAAAATGGTACTTCTTCCAAAAGAGTCCCACGGCTATGCTGCAAAAGAAAATATCCTTCACCTTTTATGGGAACAGGATCAGTTCCTTGAGAAGTGCCTGAAGAAATAA
- a CDS encoding HAD family hydrolase, whose amino-acid sequence MNNHITTIAFDADDTLWINEPYFQEAEKEFCMLLEDYLPQHSVSQELFKTEMQNLPLYGYGIKGFMLCMIETVSRVSGGTASMQIINRTIEIGQKMLQEPIELLEGVKETLEALKGKYRLVVATKGDLLDQERKLKNSGLQDYFHHIEIMSDKKESDYLKLLKHLDCQPENFLMLGNSIKSDILPVLEIGGSAAHIPYHVTWSHEQHEHHLEHEHFMELKSIDEVLKYL is encoded by the coding sequence ATGAATAATCATATAACCACCATCGCCTTTGACGCGGATGATACCCTTTGGATCAATGAACCTTATTTCCAGGAAGCAGAAAAGGAATTCTGCATGCTTCTTGAAGATTATCTGCCACAGCATTCTGTGTCCCAGGAATTGTTTAAAACCGAAATGCAGAATCTTCCGCTCTACGGTTATGGCATCAAAGGTTTTATGCTCTGCATGATCGAAACGGTAAGCAGGGTTTCAGGCGGAACTGCATCTATGCAGATCATCAACAGAACCATAGAGATCGGTCAGAAAATGCTTCAGGAACCTATAGAATTGCTGGAAGGAGTTAAGGAAACACTGGAAGCCCTGAAGGGAAAATACCGTCTGGTAGTCGCTACAAAAGGTGATCTCCTGGATCAGGAACGCAAGCTTAAAAATTCAGGACTGCAAGATTATTTTCATCATATTGAAATTATGAGTGATAAGAAGGAAAGTGATTATCTGAAACTGCTTAAGCACCTTGACTGCCAACCTGAAAACTTCCTGATGCTGGGAAATTCCATTAAGTCGGATATCCTTCCGGTACTGGAGATTGGAGGTTCTGCCGCACACATTCCCTATCATGTAACCTGGAGTCATGAACAGCATGAACATCATCTGGAACATGAGCATTTTATGGAGTTGAAAAGTATTGATGAAGTGCTTAAATATTTGTAA
- a CDS encoding Crp/Fnr family transcriptional regulator: MLRTNQLFLNYTEDLYGKQGRKEDIVIRSFSKGERILTQGENLFKVMLIREGITKCFLAEENDKEYIVEFLGKGEIIGEIELIRNISCLCSIEAVTEVTVYAISIHYFRSLIKNDLPLNNLLLDVFAERIVNTSKRASYQQLYAAEYTLAQLLELLAQQEIEISKEDMAAYLGITVRSLNRTLKSLNK, from the coding sequence ATGTTACGGACCAATCAGTTATTTTTAAACTATACAGAAGATCTTTACGGGAAACAGGGACGTAAAGAAGATATTGTCATCAGGTCATTTTCTAAAGGGGAAAGAATACTTACCCAGGGTGAAAACCTGTTTAAAGTAATGCTGATCAGGGAAGGGATTACCAAGTGTTTCCTGGCTGAGGAAAATGATAAGGAATACATTGTTGAATTCCTTGGAAAAGGGGAAATCATTGGCGAAATAGAATTGATCCGGAATATTTCGTGCCTGTGCAGCATCGAAGCCGTTACTGAAGTTACGGTTTACGCTATATCCATCCATTATTTCAGGTCTTTGATTAAAAATGACCTACCATTGAATAACCTCTTACTGGATGTTTTTGCTGAACGCATCGTCAATACTTCCAAAAGGGCATCCTACCAACAGCTGTACGCGGCTGAATATACTTTAGCCCAGCTCCTTGAACTGCTGGCTCAACAGGAAATTGAAATCTCAAAAGAAGACATGGCTGCCTATCTGGGAATTACAGTGAGAAGTTTGAACAGGACTTTGAAGAGTTTGAATAAATAG
- a CDS encoding GNAT family N-acetyltransferase, with amino-acid sequence MRFRNAELSDLEKIVDIYNSIVDSRMVTADTEKVSVESRKKWFEEHNSETRPLWVVEDADQMVGWVSFSSFHERPAYSGTVEVSIYLDASCRGKGYGKTILQYCIDNAAKFGVKNLVALIFLHNEPSLKLFRHFGFEDWGTLPDVAVLDGLERSLKILGRRVG; translated from the coding sequence ATGAGATTTAGAAATGCAGAATTATCAGACCTGGAAAAAATTGTAGATATTTATAATTCCATAGTGGATTCAAGGATGGTGACGGCAGATACAGAAAAAGTCTCTGTAGAAAGCCGTAAAAAATGGTTTGAAGAGCATAACTCTGAAACAAGACCGTTGTGGGTGGTAGAAGATGCTGATCAGATGGTGGGATGGGTCAGTTTTAGTTCATTTCACGAGAGACCTGCATACAGCGGGACTGTAGAGGTAAGTATTTATCTGGACGCCAGCTGCAGGGGAAAAGGGTACGGTAAAACCATTCTTCAGTACTGCATTGATAATGCTGCAAAATTCGGGGTGAAAAATCTGGTAGCCCTTATTTTTCTTCATAATGAACCGAGTTTAAAACTGTTCAGGCATTTTGGATTTGAAGACTGGGGAACGCTGCCTGATGTGGCGGTTCTGGATGGGTTGGAGAGAAGCCTGAAGATATTGGGGAGAAGAGTAGGATAG
- a CDS encoding GLPGLI family protein produces MKKISLLLALYTAASYYSQTNRFIYELQYRKDGSENHRKSLMNLDISQKSVKFYDKTFADYDSINKSANRSVSRYSTKTDQVIERAPNSFKNKWYRDFFEYFVVNTYDEMTWKLLQETQEYNGYKLQKATTDFGGRTWIAWFCNEVNIKEGPYKFRGLPGLIFILEDHDKNFIYKLISNKKLDIEFDTREFVETHYGKPAIPISNEKFNKYIEDYYENPTRMLAEGIKNGQKTSFKNETIETIEELNKKKSMLQNGIKNRYIYIEKDKEPSFK; encoded by the coding sequence ATGAAAAAAATCTCTCTCCTGCTTGCTCTATATACAGCAGCATCTTATTACTCACAAACGAACAGATTTATTTATGAGCTTCAATACCGGAAAGATGGTTCGGAAAATCACAGAAAGAGTCTTATGAATCTTGATATCAGCCAGAAATCTGTCAAGTTTTATGATAAGACATTTGCAGATTATGATTCAATCAATAAAAGTGCAAACAGATCAGTTTCAAGATACAGCACCAAAACCGATCAGGTAATCGAAAGGGCTCCCAACTCTTTTAAAAACAAATGGTACAGGGATTTTTTTGAATATTTTGTAGTGAATACCTATGATGAAATGACCTGGAAACTGCTTCAGGAAACCCAGGAGTACAACGGTTATAAACTTCAAAAAGCCACGACTGATTTCGGAGGCAGAACCTGGATTGCCTGGTTTTGTAATGAAGTAAATATTAAAGAAGGGCCTTATAAATTCAGAGGGCTTCCTGGCCTTATTTTTATTCTGGAAGACCACGATAAAAATTTCATCTATAAATTAATCAGCAATAAAAAACTGGACATTGAATTTGATACCAGGGAGTTTGTAGAAACCCATTACGGAAAGCCTGCTATTCCTATTTCCAACGAGAAATTCAACAAATATATTGAAGATTATTACGAAAATCCGACAAGGATGTTAGCAGAAGGTATAAAAAATGGACAGAAGACTTCTTTTAAGAACGAAACGATTGAAACGATTGAAGAGCTTAACAAAAAGAAATCAATGCTTCAAAACGGGATAAAAAACCGTTATATCTACATTGAAAAGGACAAGGAACCCTCTTTTAAATAA
- a CDS encoding MATE family efflux transporter — translation MNFLNKNYTKECLTLALPVMLTQVGQVSVNLFDNIIVGKLLGADALASVSLGNAVFFSVFVLALGFSFAIPPLVSEAHSRQDHKTINSVFSHGFIINMSVGIILMAVLLLGMPLLYHSGQPEKIIPNTVDFLGIMAISMIPFMAFQTLREVSEGLSYTIGVTKATIIANIINIVLNYVFIKGLWIFPEMGVKGSALATLISRIFMVVFLYVVLVKEKKTRQYIKDFSLKIQDFSKSMFDKMVKLGLPTALQMFFEVTAFAGAAFICGLISAHDIASHQIALSMASFTFNLCVGFSVASTVMIGRKLGEQNFVELRKVGINNLKIAFIFMCICGLVFVLGRNILPTFFTKKEEMEVIALASKLMIIAALFQLSDGIQVTALGMLRGLQDVKIPSIYTFIAYWVITIPLGYFLCVTLKMGAFGMWIALGLGLTVSAVFLVKRFLNMSAKRIKLKDSQNLSIDKLGD, via the coding sequence ATGAACTTTTTAAACAAAAATTATACGAAAGAATGCCTGACTCTGGCTCTTCCTGTGATGCTTACGCAGGTGGGGCAGGTCTCGGTGAATTTGTTCGACAATATTATTGTCGGAAAACTTTTAGGTGCAGATGCACTGGCTTCCGTTTCATTGGGGAATGCCGTGTTTTTCTCGGTGTTTGTATTGGCACTGGGATTTTCATTTGCTATTCCGCCGCTGGTTTCCGAAGCGCATTCCAGACAGGATCATAAAACGATCAACTCGGTTTTCAGCCATGGGTTTATCATCAATATGTCCGTAGGAATTATCTTAATGGCGGTTCTGCTGTTGGGAATGCCGCTACTCTATCATTCGGGCCAGCCTGAGAAAATCATTCCTAATACGGTAGATTTCTTAGGTATCATGGCGATCAGTATGATTCCGTTTATGGCTTTTCAGACGCTCCGTGAAGTGTCTGAAGGACTCTCCTATACGATAGGCGTTACCAAGGCAACCATTATCGCCAATATCATCAATATTGTCCTGAACTATGTGTTCATTAAAGGGCTTTGGATCTTCCCTGAGATGGGGGTAAAAGGTTCGGCTTTAGCTACCCTGATCTCCAGAATATTCATGGTGGTATTCCTGTATGTGGTATTGGTGAAAGAGAAGAAAACCAGACAATACATCAAAGATTTTTCATTAAAAATCCAGGATTTCTCAAAAAGCATGTTTGATAAAATGGTAAAACTGGGACTTCCGACCGCTTTACAGATGTTCTTTGAAGTAACTGCATTTGCGGGCGCTGCCTTTATCTGCGGACTGATTTCAGCGCATGATATTGCTTCCCACCAGATCGCGTTGAGTATGGCTTCATTCACCTTTAATTTATGTGTAGGATTCAGTGTGGCTTCTACCGTCATGATCGGAAGAAAGCTGGGTGAGCAGAATTTTGTTGAATTGAGAAAAGTCGGGATCAATAACCTGAAAATAGCCTTTATTTTCATGTGTATCTGTGGATTGGTCTTCGTTCTGGGAAGAAATATCCTTCCTACTTTCTTTACCAAAAAAGAAGAAATGGAAGTCATTGCTTTGGCTTCAAAATTAATGATTATCGCTGCCCTGTTCCAGCTTTCAGACGGAATCCAGGTAACGGCTTTAGGTATGCTGAGAGGTTTGCAGGATGTGAAAATCCCTTCGATTTATACTTTCATCGCCTATTGGGTGATTACCATTCCTTTGGGTTATTTCCTTTGTGTTACCTTAAAAATGGGAGCTTTTGGAATGTGGATCGCTTTGGGACTTGGATTGACGGTTTCTGCCGTTTTCCTGGTGAAACGTTTCCTGAATATGTCTGCGAAGAGAATTAAGCTGAAAGACAGCCAGAACTTATCTATTGACAAGCTGGGAGATTAA